In a single window of the Acinetobacter tibetensis genome:
- a CDS encoding AMP-binding protein, whose protein sequence is MTQVRLSYAYGTSSQPLLGMTIGEKFDQACAQYADQDAVVSVHQNVRLSYQELQAQVNAFACSLLKLGFKKGDRLAIWSPNCVEWTITQFAAFKAGIILVNLNTAYKSNELEYVLNKVSCKGLVIASQFKTTNYQELLTKIAPELQEAEDKILNALRLPHLKHVIKIDEAVHTGIHRFQDLLGQPTAKQLNHLEVVASELQFDETINIQFTSGTTGNPKGTMLTHNNILNNGYFVGEAIHLTPQDRVCISVPLFHCFGMVMGNLACITHGSTMVYPSAVFNPLDTLKAIQQEKCTAAYGVPTMFIATLEHEQFNDFDLSSLRTGIMAGSPCPREIMQRVMERMHMTEITICYGMTETAPVSAQSSTSDTVEQRVGTVGRVHPHLEIKIVDEAGKVVPRGKLGELCVRGYSVMLGYWEDGEKTQEVIDNARWMHTGDIAEMDDDGFVKIKGRIKDVVIRGGENLFPKEIEDFLYTHPDVSDVQVIGLPDARYGEELCACIILHEHHETTEESIRRYCAEHISHNKVPRYVRFFTEFPMTASGKAQKFRLQEFMRKELNLLEDIA, encoded by the coding sequence ATGACACAGGTACGGTTAAGCTATGCGTATGGAACCAGCAGTCAACCTTTATTAGGCATGACCATTGGTGAAAAATTTGATCAGGCATGTGCGCAATATGCAGATCAGGATGCTGTGGTCAGTGTGCATCAGAATGTACGGTTAAGCTATCAAGAGCTACAAGCACAGGTGAATGCTTTTGCTTGTAGCTTACTCAAACTGGGGTTCAAAAAAGGCGATCGTCTTGCCATTTGGTCACCCAATTGTGTGGAATGGACTATTACTCAATTCGCTGCATTTAAAGCAGGTATCATTCTTGTTAACCTAAATACTGCGTATAAAAGCAATGAACTTGAATACGTGCTGAATAAGGTGTCGTGTAAAGGTTTAGTTATTGCATCGCAATTTAAAACCACAAATTATCAAGAGCTTTTAACCAAAATTGCACCTGAGCTGCAAGAAGCTGAAGATAAAATCTTAAATGCGCTACGTTTACCTCATTTAAAACACGTGATTAAAATTGATGAAGCAGTGCATACAGGTATTCATCGTTTTCAAGATCTGTTGGGACAACCTACCGCAAAACAACTTAATCATTTAGAAGTGGTTGCAAGTGAGTTGCAGTTTGATGAAACCATTAATATTCAGTTTACTTCAGGAACGACAGGTAACCCGAAAGGCACCATGCTCACGCACAATAACATTTTAAATAATGGTTATTTTGTGGGTGAAGCGATTCATTTAACTCCGCAAGATCGCGTGTGTATTTCAGTACCATTATTTCACTGTTTCGGCATGGTGATGGGGAATTTAGCCTGTATTACACATGGTTCAACCATGGTCTATCCATCGGCTGTATTTAATCCATTAGACACCTTAAAAGCCATTCAGCAAGAGAAATGTACAGCAGCTTATGGTGTGCCCACCATGTTCATTGCCACTTTAGAGCATGAACAATTCAACGACTTTGATTTGAGTAGTTTACGTACAGGCATTATGGCAGGTAGCCCGTGTCCGCGCGAAATCATGCAACGTGTCATGGAGCGAATGCACATGACGGAAATTACCATTTGTTATGGCATGACCGAAACGGCACCTGTAAGTGCGCAAAGCTCGACCAGTGATACGGTTGAACAACGCGTCGGAACAGTAGGTCGCGTACATCCGCATTTAGAAATCAAAATTGTGGATGAAGCAGGCAAAGTCGTACCGCGAGGCAAGCTAGGGGAATTGTGTGTTCGTGGTTATTCAGTCATGTTGGGTTATTGGGAAGATGGTGAAAAAACCCAAGAAGTGATTGATAACGCACGTTGGATGCATACAGGCGACATCGCTGAAATGGATGATGACGGCTTTGTAAAAATTAAAGGTCGTATCAAAGATGTGGTGATTCGTGGCGGTGAGAACCTGTTTCCGAAAGAAATTGAAGATTTCTTATATACCCATCCAGATGTCAGCGATGTACAGGTCATTGGTCTACCAGATGCACGTTATGGTGAAGAACTATGTGCCTGTATCATTTTACATGAGCACCATGAAACCACGGAAGAAAGTATTCGACGTTACTGTGCCGAACATATTTCACACAATAAAGTACCACGTTATGTGCGTTTCTTTACCGAGTTTCCAATGACCGCTTCAGGTAAAGCACAAAAATTCCGACTTCAAGAATTTATGCGTAAAGAGCTGAATTTACTGGAAGATATTGCATAA
- a CDS encoding class I SAM-dependent methyltransferase, whose protein sequence is MAKDFNNQQVVDGYDEHIRKLIPGYELTHQQIDAILTHHYAEQEHVDILVVGCGTGYEIQYLAQKHPTWNFTALDPSHVMLCKAKQHLEKQGVLSRIRFIHGDTKSIGTTHTFDAVLSILVAHFIPLESKQNFFKDIFTQLKPNGMLLTYDLMKETEAHEIFVLKQLCENNGLTTVQSEKMVERLQQDFFLVSPRMGQQLLSNVGFKKVKTYSQILNYYGFCAVK, encoded by the coding sequence ATGGCGAAAGACTTTAATAACCAACAAGTAGTGGATGGATACGATGAACATATCCGCAAGCTTATTCCAGGCTATGAGTTAACGCATCAGCAAATCGATGCCATTTTAACTCATCATTATGCCGAACAAGAACATGTAGACATTCTGGTGGTGGGCTGTGGAACAGGATATGAAATTCAATATTTGGCGCAAAAGCACCCAACTTGGAACTTTACTGCGCTAGATCCATCACATGTCATGTTATGTAAGGCAAAGCAGCATCTAGAAAAGCAAGGTGTTTTAAGCCGTATTCGCTTTATTCATGGCGATACAAAATCCATTGGTACAACTCATACTTTTGACGCGGTATTATCTATTCTGGTGGCTCATTTTATTCCATTGGAATCAAAGCAAAACTTTTTTAAAGACATTTTTACTCAACTAAAGCCCAATGGAATGCTGCTGACTTATGACTTAATGAAAGAAACAGAAGCACATGAGATTTTTGTACTGAAGCAACTTTGTGAAAATAATGGCTTAACCACAGTTCAAAGTGAAAAAATGGTTGAACGATTACAGCAAGATTTTTTTCTTGTCTCTCCACGAATGGGGCAGCAGCTCTTATCCAATGTTGGGTTTAAAAAAGTTAAAACCTACAGCCAAATTCTAAATTATTACGGATTTTGTGCAGTGAAATAA
- a CDS encoding isovaleryl-CoA dehydrogenase yields the protein MNAHVPLQLSLQTLSFGLDETLIALRDSVAAFCAKEIAPIAQQVDRDNVFPAHLWKKMGDMGLHGLTVSEEYGGSNLGYLAHIIVMQEISRASAAIGLSYGAHSNLCVNQIKRNGNEEQKQRYLPKLISGEFVGALAMSEPNAGSDVVSMKLKAEEQGDHYLLNGSKMWITNGGDADVLVVYAKTDLQAGVKGMTAFLVEKDMPGFSHGNHLDKLGMRGSNTYPLFFDNVKVPKENVLGGVGNGVKVLMSGLDYERAVLSAGPLGIMDACMDTVIPYIHDRKQFGQALGEFQLMQGKIADMYSTWLACKALVYAVGAECDKAEHSRSLRKDAASAILYAAEKATWMAGETIQALGGNGYINEFAAGRLWRDAKLYEIGAGTSEIRRMLIGRELFNETA from the coding sequence ATGAACGCACACGTTCCATTACAACTTAGCCTACAAACCTTAAGTTTCGGTTTAGATGAAACTTTGATCGCACTGCGTGATTCAGTTGCTGCATTTTGTGCAAAAGAAATAGCACCAATTGCTCAACAAGTGGATCGTGACAATGTATTCCCTGCACACCTTTGGAAGAAAATGGGTGACATGGGCTTACATGGTTTAACAGTAAGCGAAGAGTATGGTGGTTCTAACCTCGGTTATTTAGCGCATATTATTGTTATGCAAGAAATCTCACGCGCATCTGCCGCTATAGGATTATCTTACGGAGCACATTCTAACCTATGTGTGAATCAAATTAAGCGAAATGGTAATGAAGAACAAAAACAACGTTATTTGCCTAAACTTATTTCTGGTGAATTTGTAGGTGCATTGGCAATGTCTGAACCAAATGCAGGTTCTGATGTGGTCAGCATGAAATTAAAAGCAGAAGAACAAGGCGATCATTACCTATTAAATGGCTCAAAGATGTGGATTACCAATGGTGGTGATGCCGATGTCTTGGTGGTTTATGCCAAAACTGATTTACAAGCAGGCGTTAAAGGCATGACGGCATTCTTGGTTGAAAAAGATATGCCTGGTTTTAGCCATGGGAACCATCTCGATAAATTGGGGATGCGTGGTTCAAATACGTATCCATTGTTTTTCGACAACGTTAAAGTGCCAAAAGAAAATGTACTCGGCGGTGTGGGAAATGGCGTAAAAGTGCTCATGAGCGGTCTGGATTATGAACGTGCGGTACTCAGTGCTGGTCCTCTAGGCATTATGGATGCCTGCATGGACACCGTGATTCCTTATATTCATGATCGTAAACAGTTTGGACAAGCACTTGGTGAGTTCCAGCTCATGCAAGGCAAAATTGCCGATATGTATTCAACTTGGTTAGCTTGTAAAGCGCTTGTGTATGCGGTGGGTGCTGAATGCGACAAAGCTGAACATAGCCGTAGCTTACGAAAAGATGCTGCTAGTGCCATTCTTTATGCTGCTGAAAAAGCAACGTGGATGGCAGGTGAAACCATTCAAGCATTGGGTGGCAATGGCTATATCAACGAGTTTGCAGCAGGTCGTTTGTGGCGTGATGCAAAACTTTATGAAATTGGTGCAGGAACTTCTGAAATACGCCGTATGTTAATCGGTCGTGAATTATTTAACGAAACGGCTTAA
- a CDS encoding carboxyl transferase domain-containing protein, which produces MPKQTNQNITFAGGTTDLNQLQSKINSRSEEFKNNQATMLNLVQDLKQISQKIALGGGENARQKHIARGKLLARDRIDQLIDAGTAFLEIGQLAAHKVYADDVPAAGVVAGIGQVNGVTCMIVANDATVKGGTYYPLTVKKHLRAQEIAEQNRLPCIYLVDSGGAYLPMQDEVFPDRDHFGRIFYNQARMSSLGIAQIAVVMGSCTAGGAYVPAMSDETIIVRNQGTIFLGGPPLVKAATGEVVSSEDLGGGDVHTRLSGVADHLAENDEHALQIARNIVANLNIQPNKTAEGIEEPLFPAEELYGIVPSDTRKPFDVREIIARIVDGSRLDEFKARFGTTLITGFAKIYGMPVGIIANNGILFSESAQKGAHFIELCVQRNIPLLFLQNITGFMVGRQYENEGIAKHGAKLVMAVATANVPKLTLIIGGSFGAGNYGMCGRAYSPRFLWTWPNSRISVMGGEQAASVLSTIKRDQIEQKGESWSADAEDEFKQPIRDQYERQGHPYYSSARLWDDGVIDPAQSRQVLGLSLAAALTAPIQPTKFGVFRM; this is translated from the coding sequence ATGCCAAAACAAACCAATCAGAACATCACTTTTGCTGGCGGAACTACAGATTTAAATCAACTGCAAAGCAAAATTAACAGCCGCAGTGAAGAATTTAAAAACAATCAGGCAACGATGTTGAATTTGGTACAAGATTTAAAACAAATCAGCCAAAAAATTGCCTTAGGTGGTGGTGAAAATGCGCGCCAAAAACATATTGCTCGTGGCAAATTGTTGGCACGTGACCGTATTGATCAACTGATTGATGCAGGTACAGCTTTCTTAGAAATTGGGCAATTGGCTGCACATAAAGTCTATGCCGATGATGTTCCTGCTGCGGGCGTAGTTGCTGGGATTGGTCAAGTGAATGGTGTCACCTGCATGATCGTTGCCAATGATGCAACGGTGAAAGGCGGAACTTATTACCCTCTTACGGTGAAAAAGCACTTACGTGCACAAGAAATTGCAGAACAAAACCGCTTACCTTGCATTTACTTGGTGGATTCAGGCGGTGCGTATTTACCTATGCAAGATGAAGTGTTTCCAGATCGTGATCACTTTGGGCGTATTTTCTATAACCAAGCCCGTATGTCGAGCTTAGGTATCGCTCAAATTGCAGTGGTAATGGGCAGTTGTACCGCAGGTGGTGCTTACGTTCCTGCCATGTCGGATGAAACCATTATTGTACGTAACCAAGGCACTATTTTCTTGGGTGGTCCACCATTGGTAAAAGCTGCGACAGGTGAAGTGGTCAGCAGTGAAGACCTTGGTGGTGGCGACGTGCATACTCGCCTTTCTGGGGTCGCTGACCATTTGGCAGAGAATGACGAACATGCCCTTCAGATTGCGCGAAATATTGTAGCGAATTTAAATATTCAACCGAATAAAACAGCAGAAGGAATTGAAGAACCACTTTTCCCTGCCGAAGAACTTTATGGCATTGTGCCAAGTGATACCCGTAAACCTTTTGATGTGCGTGAAATTATTGCCCGTATTGTCGATGGTTCGCGTTTAGACGAATTTAAAGCACGTTTTGGAACAACGTTAATTACGGGCTTTGCCAAAATTTACGGTATGCCTGTTGGAATTATTGCCAACAACGGGATTCTATTCTCTGAGTCAGCGCAAAAAGGCGCGCACTTCATTGAACTCTGTGTACAACGCAATATTCCATTATTGTTCTTACAAAACATCACGGGTTTTATGGTCGGACGTCAGTACGAAAATGAAGGGATTGCTAAACACGGTGCCAAACTGGTGATGGCGGTTGCCACAGCCAATGTACCTAAACTGACCTTGATTATTGGTGGATCATTTGGGGCTGGAAACTACGGTATGTGTGGTCGTGCTTATTCGCCACGCTTCTTGTGGACTTGGCCAAATTCTCGGATTTCGGTGATGGGGGGCGAACAAGCAGCGAGTGTACTCTCGACCATCAAACGTGACCAAATTGAACAAAAAGGTGAATCTTGGTCTGCCGATGCAGAAGATGAATTCAAACAACCCATTCGTGATCAATACGAACGTCAAGGTCATCCATATTACTCTTCTGCACGTTTGTGGGATGACGGTGTAATTGATCCTGCTCAGTCTCGTCAAGTGTTGGGTTTAAGTTTGGCTGCGGCACTGACGGCGCCAATTCAACCAACCAAGTTCGGCGTGTTCCGCATGTAA
- a CDS encoding ANTAR domain-containing response regulator: MPKLKIALIDDDQDRANYIKDSLLQHDFDVVACLTIDHLNMFKLEHLQADVILLDMDHPHRDIIESCVSQFDLPTVLFTQNSQKEMIKSAIDAGITAYIVDGIDPAKLDSILEISIEQFKKHKKLLTDLKETQNKLADRKDVEKAKVLLMQLHQLTEDQAFQLLRKNAMSHRITMGEMARRLLDAQELLQTKLKD; the protein is encoded by the coding sequence ATGCCAAAGCTTAAAATTGCCCTGATTGATGATGATCAAGATCGTGCCAACTATATAAAAGATTCACTGCTTCAGCACGATTTTGACGTGGTGGCCTGCTTAACCATCGATCATTTAAATATGTTCAAATTAGAGCACTTACAGGCCGATGTCATTTTGCTGGATATGGATCATCCACACCGTGACATTATTGAAAGTTGTGTGAGCCAGTTTGATTTACCTACGGTGCTGTTTACCCAAAACAGCCAAAAAGAGATGATTAAAAGTGCCATTGATGCTGGAATTACCGCTTATATTGTCGATGGTATTGATCCTGCAAAATTGGACAGTATTTTAGAGATCTCTATTGAGCAATTCAAAAAGCATAAGAAATTACTGACAGATTTAAAGGAAACCCAGAATAAACTGGCAGATCGTAAAGATGTCGAGAAAGCCAAAGTTCTTTTGATGCAACTGCATCAACTCACTGAAGATCAAGCATTTCAATTACTCCGTAAAAATGCCATGAGCCATCGAATTACTATGGGAGAAATGGCACGTCGCCTTCTCGATGCGCAAGAATTACTACAAACCAAGTTGAAGGATTAA
- the bioB gene encoding biotin synthase BioB: protein MELRHDWTRAEIQNLYQQPFLDLVFQAQQIHRQNFNANQIQVSTLLSIKTGKCPEDCKYCSQSARYDSKLEAEKRIAVDKVISEAKEALASGSSRFCMGAAWRNPHERDMPYVLEMVREVKALGLETCMTLGMLNQSQAERLKDAGLDYYNHNLDTSREYYSNIISTRTFDDRLNTLEYVRGAGMKVCSGGIVGLGEDTADRIGLLLELATLPIHPESVPINMLVPIEGTPLADVEKLDVTEWIRTIAVARIIMPKSYIRLSAGRESLTDSDQALAFMAGANSIFSGEKLLTTPNVAQGKDQQLFQKLGLTVEKTKPSIAELTLDAMSVA from the coding sequence ATGGAACTTCGTCACGATTGGACTCGCGCAGAAATACAAAATCTATATCAGCAACCCTTTTTAGATTTGGTTTTTCAGGCACAACAAATCCATCGACAAAATTTTAATGCGAACCAGATTCAGGTCAGCACTTTATTATCGATTAAAACAGGGAAATGCCCTGAAGATTGCAAATACTGCTCTCAATCTGCACGTTATGATTCAAAACTAGAAGCAGAAAAGCGTATTGCTGTAGACAAAGTGATTAGTGAAGCCAAAGAAGCATTAGCGTCTGGTTCTTCACGCTTCTGCATGGGTGCTGCATGGCGTAACCCGCATGAACGTGATATGCCTTATGTACTAGAAATGGTTCGTGAAGTAAAAGCTTTAGGTTTAGAAACTTGCATGACTTTAGGCATGTTAAACCAGTCACAAGCTGAACGTTTAAAAGATGCTGGACTCGATTACTATAATCACAACCTTGATACTTCGCGTGAGTATTATTCAAATATCATCAGTACCCGTACTTTCGATGATCGTTTAAATACGCTTGAATATGTACGTGGCGCAGGCATGAAAGTCTGTAGTGGTGGTATTGTTGGTTTGGGTGAAGACACTGCTGATCGTATTGGTCTATTACTTGAACTTGCGACTTTACCTATTCACCCAGAATCTGTACCAATTAACATGCTGGTTCCAATTGAAGGCACCCCATTGGCAGATGTTGAAAAACTTGATGTGACTGAATGGATTCGTACCATTGCTGTTGCACGTATTATTATGCCAAAAAGCTATATTCGACTTTCTGCGGGTCGTGAATCATTGACTGATTCAGACCAAGCCTTGGCATTCATGGCTGGTGCAAATTCCATTTTCTCAGGTGAAAAACTGCTGACGACGCCAAATGTCGCACAGGGCAAAGATCAACAATTATTTCAAAAATTAGGTTTAACGGTTGAAAAGACAAAACCATCCATTGCGGAACTGACTTTGGATGCAATGTCGGTGGCTTAA
- a CDS encoding TetR/AcrR family transcriptional regulator: protein MSYKRSTLMQERMEQNRQSILQSARELIAQGGFKDAQIQAIAERAGVSSGLVYRYFDNKSEVLIEVLSEAIQHEIHILNTIASSGELTAQQKLHKAVTTFVKRALNSPQLSYSLMFEPVDPIVEHERFRSKQLIKQTINEILAEGKVNGEFGFEDLNTVALCIVGSMTFVVIEPLNPSRNVMFDQNYKDYFVKQVADFCVQAVQLQERN from the coding sequence ATGAGTTATAAAAGATCGACATTGATGCAAGAGCGAATGGAACAAAATCGACAGTCGATTTTGCAATCTGCGCGAGAACTTATTGCTCAAGGGGGATTTAAAGATGCCCAAATTCAAGCGATTGCGGAACGTGCAGGCGTTTCTAGTGGCTTGGTTTACCGCTATTTTGATAATAAAAGTGAAGTCTTAATTGAAGTGTTGTCTGAAGCGATTCAGCATGAAATTCATATTTTGAATACGATTGCGAGTAGTGGAGAGCTAACGGCACAACAAAAATTACATAAGGCTGTCACGACCTTTGTTAAGCGGGCACTCAATAGTCCTCAACTGTCGTATTCACTCATGTTCGAACCTGTAGATCCAATTGTTGAGCATGAGCGTTTTCGCAGTAAACAGTTAATTAAACAAACAATTAACGAGATTCTTGCCGAAGGGAAAGTCAATGGTGAGTTCGGTTTTGAAGATTTAAATACGGTGGCGTTATGCATTGTCGGAAGCATGACTTTTGTCGTAATTGAACCTTTAAATCCATCTCGTAATGTCATGTTTGATCAAAACTACAAAGATTACTTTGTGAAACAGGTTGCAGACTTTTGTGTACAAGCTGTGCAATTACAGGAACGTAATTAA
- a CDS encoding ABC transporter substrate-binding protein: protein MSTLEKTHIQLGYIPLLDCISILWAKHRGYFDELGLDVTLVKEASWASLRDRLAFGLLDAAHCLSGILPAASIGTDHIGIPFQTPLVLSVNRAYISLSQKLCFDLGITHNDTATEVAAKVVTAIQNGQNIQLAHVFANSIHHFCIREWLALADAELAQSIKLRILPPPYMVEALSNNVIDGFCVGEPWNTQGEVLGLSQIVASSQNIIPEIADKVLAVTKEWATAHPNTLQAITQAIEKAQREIKTMQNFSQIWALLTEYEVLQFECSDRIHVQEFYKIQNIIRNFIHDTAIPKVEDFEWLIQQMAKWSNVQVDHAELKNLSQQCIIQL, encoded by the coding sequence ATGTCTACATTAGAAAAAACACATATTCAACTTGGCTATATTCCATTGCTTGATTGTATTTCTATACTTTGGGCAAAACATCGTGGTTATTTTGATGAGCTTGGATTAGATGTCACACTGGTTAAAGAAGCCTCTTGGGCCAGTCTGCGAGACCGTTTGGCTTTTGGATTATTAGATGCAGCACACTGTTTATCAGGTATTTTACCCGCAGCCTCAATAGGCACAGATCATATTGGCATTCCGTTTCAAACACCTTTGGTTTTAAGTGTAAATCGCGCTTATATCAGTTTAAGTCAGAAATTATGTTTTGATCTGGGCATTACCCATAACGACACCGCAACGGAAGTCGCGGCTAAAGTTGTTACAGCGATTCAAAACGGACAAAATATTCAATTGGCACATGTATTTGCCAATTCCATTCATCATTTTTGCATTCGTGAATGGCTCGCATTGGCAGATGCAGAATTAGCCCAAAGCATTAAACTCAGAATTTTACCGCCACCTTATATGGTAGAAGCATTGAGCAATAATGTGATTGATGGTTTCTGTGTCGGGGAGCCTTGGAATACTCAAGGTGAAGTCTTGGGATTGAGTCAGATCGTGGCTTCTAGCCAGAATATCATTCCTGAAATTGCCGATAAAGTGTTAGCTGTGACCAAAGAATGGGCTACAGCACATCCGAATACCTTACAAGCAATTACTCAAGCCATTGAAAAAGCCCAGCGTGAAATCAAAACCATGCAGAATTTTAGCCAAATTTGGGCATTATTAACTGAATATGAAGTTTTACAATTTGAATGTTCAGATCGTATCCATGTTCAAGAATTTTATAAAATTCAAAATATTATTCGAAATTTCATACATGATACAGCCATCCCTAAAGTTGAAGATTTTGAATGGCTGATTCAGCAAATGGCGAAATGGAGCAATGTTCAAGTGGATCATGCTGAGCTTAAAAACTTAAGTCAGCAATGTATCATTCAACTTTAG
- a CDS encoding thioesterase family protein, with product MPAYYRLIQREQHADGSVTAHYQSNIHAQGAWNPHEQHMAPATGVICAELEQFLPRDDMRIGRISLDIFGLIGFGDFSITTRMIRGGKTIELIESEMQANGKTCIVARAWKMLTQDTHSIAGLEDQKVQHPEQLPIWDGMKCWPGGYIQSIETRTEASRRAGKGLVWLTNPCNMVEGKTTSDFVKLMGMVDTANGVVPRQDPQAGWAFPNLDLQIHLYRIPQGQWLGLDVEQQYGTDGIGLTSAVLHDVHGPFGRSEQILTLRKL from the coding sequence ATGCCTGCTTATTATCGTTTAATACAACGCGAACAACATGCGGATGGAAGTGTAACTGCACATTATCAATCAAACATTCATGCGCAAGGTGCTTGGAATCCGCATGAGCAACATATGGCGCCCGCAACAGGGGTGATTTGTGCAGAGTTGGAACAGTTTTTACCTCGAGATGACATGCGAATAGGGCGCATTAGCCTCGATATTTTTGGTTTAATTGGATTTGGCGATTTTAGTATTACCACCCGTATGATTCGAGGTGGAAAAACCATTGAGTTGATTGAAAGCGAAATGCAAGCCAATGGTAAAACCTGTATTGTTGCCCGTGCATGGAAAATGCTTACACAGGACACGCATAGTATTGCGGGACTTGAAGACCAAAAAGTTCAGCATCCAGAGCAATTACCTATTTGGGATGGCATGAAATGCTGGCCAGGTGGATATATTCAGAGCATTGAAACCCGTACGGAAGCGTCCCGCAGAGCAGGAAAAGGACTCGTTTGGCTCACCAACCCATGTAATATGGTGGAAGGTAAAACCACGTCAGATTTTGTCAAACTCATGGGTATGGTGGATACTGCAAATGGTGTTGTGCCACGCCAAGACCCCCAAGCGGGCTGGGCATTTCCAAATTTAGATTTACAAATTCATCTGTATCGCATTCCTCAGGGACAATGGTTAGGTTTAGACGTCGAACAGCAATATGGTACAGATGGCATTGGTTTGACCAGTGCTGTCCTGCATGATGTACATGGCCCTTTTGGTCGCAGCGAACAAATCTTAACCTTGCGAAAACTCTAA